In a single window of the Acetivibrio cellulolyticus CD2 genome:
- a CDS encoding glycoside hydrolase codes for MNSLRKFSLLVAALFLSALIFQNSVKTYAAKTVTIDPNATYQTMEGWGSSICWWGNQIGSWSADNRNKLIEKIVSPTDGLGYNVFRYNIGGGENPGHNHMRAYGEMEGYQDANGSWNWNADATQRSVLSRLVERGKYYGSDMILEAFSNSPPYWMTKSGCASGNTDGSNNLKDDYYDDFANYLTEVVKHFRDTWGITFRTLEPVNEPNVSWWKANGGQEGCSFSYANQQKIIKEVGAKLKAKGLSGTTVSAADENSIDTGLSGLQTFDATTLSYMSQANVHSYNGSKRTQYRDLAKSKGLRIWQSESGPLSFDGNMADSCIMLSKRIVTDLKELECVAWLDWQIIDGGNWGSLYVDNSAQTFTLTEKFYMHSNYSRFIRPGYKIIGTNNEKTIAAISPDKKKLVIVATNDNKSSSDSFAFDLSRFGGVNSSVEVYRTSSSLSLAKSNITASNKTISDTLPAYSINTYVISLDDGTVPKPTFTPNSTPNYKYGDLNGDGAVNSIDFAILRQYLLGIITAFPVLNGSIVADVNLDGAVNSIDFAVFRQYLLGMIPELPFKNGR; via the coding sequence ATGAATAGTTTAAGAAAGTTTTCATTATTAGTTGCTGCTCTTTTTCTATCAGCATTAATTTTTCAAAATTCAGTAAAAACTTATGCTGCAAAAACTGTTACTATTGACCCTAATGCAACTTACCAAACTATGGAGGGTTGGGGCTCAAGCATATGCTGGTGGGGAAATCAGATTGGCAGTTGGTCTGCCGATAATAGGAACAAATTGATTGAGAAGATTGTCAGTCCGACTGATGGGCTTGGATATAATGTATTCAGGTACAATATTGGAGGCGGTGAAAATCCCGGACACAATCACATGAGGGCTTATGGCGAAATGGAAGGATATCAGGATGCAAATGGTAGTTGGAACTGGAATGCTGATGCTACTCAACGATCTGTACTTAGTAGGTTAGTAGAAAGAGGAAAATATTATGGATCGGATATGATACTTGAAGCATTTTCTAATTCTCCTCCATACTGGATGACGAAAAGTGGTTGTGCTTCCGGGAATACTGATGGTTCAAATAACCTGAAAGATGATTATTATGATGATTTTGCCAATTACCTAACTGAGGTTGTAAAACACTTCAGGGATACATGGGGTATTACGTTTAGAACACTGGAACCTGTAAATGAGCCCAATGTATCTTGGTGGAAAGCTAATGGCGGACAGGAGGGCTGCTCCTTTTCATATGCTAATCAACAGAAAATTATAAAAGAAGTTGGTGCAAAATTGAAAGCAAAAGGGTTGAGCGGTACAACAGTTAGTGCTGCCGATGAAAACAGTATTGACACGGGTTTATCAGGGCTTCAGACTTTTGATGCAACTACTTTGTCATATATGTCCCAGGCAAATGTACATTCTTATAACGGTTCTAAAAGAACCCAATATAGAGATCTGGCAAAATCCAAAGGACTTAGAATCTGGCAGTCTGAATCCGGTCCATTGAGTTTCGACGGAAATATGGCTGATTCATGTATCATGCTGTCAAAACGTATTGTTACAGACTTGAAAGAATTGGAATGCGTAGCATGGTTGGACTGGCAGATAATAGATGGAGGCAATTGGGGAAGCCTGTATGTAGATAATTCTGCCCAAACGTTTACTCTTACAGAAAAGTTCTATATGCATTCAAATTATAGCAGGTTTATCAGACCGGGTTATAAAATTATAGGTACCAATAATGAAAAAACGATTGCGGCAATAAGCCCGGATAAAAAGAAACTTGTTATTGTAGCTACTAACGATAATAAATCCTCAAGTGACAGCTTTGCATTTGATCTTTCCAGGTTTGGGGGTGTAAACAGTTCAGTTGAAGTCTACAGAACATCTTCGAGCCTTAGTTTGGCAAAAAGTAATATAACAGCGTCGAATAAGACTATTTCAGATACTTTGCCGGCTTATTCAATAAATACATATGTTATATCACTTGATGATGGTACTGTGCCTAAGCCAACTTTCACACCGAACTCAACACCTAATTATAAATACGGTGATTTAAATGGGGATGGAGCGGTAAATTCCATAGACTTTGCAATATTAAGACAATACCTTCTGGGAATTATTACAGCGTTTCCAGTTTTAAATGGTTCTATAGTTGCGGATGTTAATCTGGATGGAGCTGTAAATTCTATAGACTTTGCAGTATTCAGGCAATATCTGTTAGGTATGATTCCGGAACTTCCTTTTAAAAATGGCAGATGA
- the miaB gene encoding tRNA (N6-isopentenyl adenosine(37)-C2)-methylthiotransferase MiaB, whose translation MSKVERKNIQVSQEEIARQHQFIEEIKQLNYQKEMQTERKKRFYLATFGCQMNEHDSEKLAGMLGEMGYSECEDMDESDLIIFNTCCVRENAELKVYGHLGAMKHLKEKNPDMIIAMCGCMMQQPEVVEHIKKVYRQVDLIFGTHNLYKFPELLFSAINSNKTVIDIMDSIGLIAEEMPIERKDEVKAWVTVMYGCNNFCSYCIVPYVRGRERSRYIENIVDEVRMLGRQGLKEITLLGQNVNSYGKDLGNDTTFAKLLGELNEVEGIERIRFMTSHPKDLSDELIFAMRDLNKVCEHLHLPFQSGSTRILKEMNRKYSKEDYLNLLEKVKINIPGISLTSDIIVGFPGETEEDFQDTLDVVEKGRFDQIYSFLYSKRTGTPAAKSVDQVPEEVKKERFQRLMEVQNRISNEINHEYLDKEIEVLVEGESKTNDKIYTGRTRENKIVNFDGNSEMIGKLVRVKIDTVKTWSLEGKVL comes from the coding sequence TTGAGTAAAGTAGAAAGAAAAAATATACAGGTTTCTCAGGAAGAGATAGCAAGGCAGCATCAGTTTATAGAAGAGATAAAGCAACTAAACTATCAGAAAGAGATGCAGACAGAACGGAAAAAACGCTTCTATCTTGCGACTTTTGGTTGTCAGATGAATGAGCATGACTCTGAAAAATTGGCAGGTATGCTTGGTGAGATGGGATATTCCGAATGTGAGGATATGGATGAAAGTGACCTGATAATTTTTAATACATGCTGTGTAAGAGAAAATGCCGAGCTAAAGGTTTATGGGCATTTGGGGGCTATGAAGCATTTGAAAGAAAAGAATCCAGATATGATAATTGCCATGTGTGGCTGTATGATGCAGCAGCCTGAGGTGGTTGAACATATAAAAAAAGTTTATAGACAAGTAGATCTGATATTTGGTACACATAATTTGTACAAGTTCCCGGAACTACTGTTCAGCGCTATCAATTCCAATAAAACTGTTATTGATATTATGGATTCCATTGGCTTAATAGCTGAAGAAATGCCGATAGAGAGAAAGGATGAAGTAAAAGCCTGGGTCACAGTAATGTACGGCTGCAATAATTTCTGTTCCTATTGTATAGTACCCTATGTAAGGGGAAGAGAGAGAAGCAGGTATATTGAGAATATTGTCGATGAGGTAAGGATGTTAGGACGTCAGGGGTTAAAGGAGATAACACTACTTGGGCAGAATGTCAACTCCTACGGCAAAGACCTTGGCAATGATACAACCTTTGCAAAATTGCTTGGTGAACTCAATGAAGTTGAAGGTATTGAGAGAATCAGATTCATGACTTCGCACCCGAAGGATTTGTCCGATGAACTGATTTTTGCAATGAGAGACTTAAATAAGGTTTGTGAGCATCTGCATTTGCCTTTTCAATCTGGAAGTACCAGAATACTAAAAGAAATGAATAGAAAATATTCAAAAGAAGATTATCTTAACTTACTTGAAAAAGTAAAGATAAATATTCCGGGCATTTCTTTAACTTCAGATATAATTGTGGGCTTTCCCGGTGAGACTGAGGAGGATTTTCAGGATACGTTGGACGTGGTGGAAAAAGGGCGTTTTGACCAGATATATTCATTCTTGTACTCAAAAAGGACAGGTACACCAGCAGCAAAAAGTGTGGATCAGGTACCTGAGGAAGTTAAGAAAGAAAGGTTTCAGAGACTAATGGAGGTTCAAAACAGGATAAGTAACGAGATAAATCATGAATATTTGGACAAGGAGATAGAAGTTCTTGTTGAGGGAGAAAGCAAAACTAACGATAAAATATATACAGGGAGAACTCGAGAAAATAAGATAGTCAACTTTGATGGAAACAGTGAAATGATTGGAAAACTTGTTAGGGTAAAAATAGATACTGTTAAGACTTGGTCTTTGGAAGGAAAAGTACTTTGA
- a CDS encoding stalk domain-containing protein translates to MKRIIFVFLLTVLVLCNILPVSVLSSNNNGSILVLVDGKSVNFDVEPMIINGRVIVPLRAIFEALGADVEWDDKTKTVIATQEAKVISLKVGSTTAYINNESMELDVPAVVYNGRTLVPVRFISESFGYDVEWKDSSRTVTINCTSQNTIPNSTVAPTLTNTPTSIKLASSFNGNVNELMGLSCNDITGIFGQPDRIDLSKYGFDWYIYNSDYNKYIQIGVRDEVVVGVYTNSTYFSAWGSIKVLADKNSVNSILGTPLTYIKKGNVRYITDDSGEEEIFEVDEEYFATIFYDTQNSNKVSAVLLVDRKEEMALNGYYGIPSEKLRQSYEREIFDLANSVRTRLGKKIFKWDDKAASVARMHSEDMALNNYFSHTNLEGKSPFDRMDDAGLNYYIASENIAMGQMSGIYAHESWMNSSGHRSNILGDCEKLGVGVYIGSGNNIFYTQNFYSGY, encoded by the coding sequence ATGAAAAGAATAATATTTGTGTTCTTGCTGACAGTTTTGGTTCTTTGTAATATTTTGCCTGTAAGTGTTCTTAGTTCAAACAATAATGGCAGTATCCTTGTTTTGGTTGATGGAAAGAGCGTTAACTTTGATGTTGAGCCCATGATAATCAATGGCCGTGTAATCGTTCCGTTAAGGGCTATATTTGAAGCTCTCGGTGCAGATGTGGAGTGGGATGATAAGACAAAAACTGTAATTGCTACACAAGAGGCTAAAGTTATTTCTCTAAAGGTAGGAAGTACAACGGCATATATAAATAATGAGAGCATGGAACTTGATGTACCTGCAGTCGTTTATAACGGCAGGACGTTGGTCCCTGTGAGGTTTATTTCTGAAAGCTTTGGATATGATGTAGAATGGAAGGATTCATCGAGAACTGTTACAATTAACTGCACTTCCCAAAATACCATACCAAATTCTACTGTTGCTCCAACTTTGACAAACACTCCAACTTCGATCAAACTTGCAAGTAGCTTTAATGGAAATGTAAATGAGTTAATGGGACTGTCATGTAATGATATAACCGGCATATTTGGACAGCCTGACCGGATTGATTTGAGCAAATATGGGTTCGACTGGTATATATATAACAGCGATTATAACAAATACATTCAAATTGGTGTAAGAGATGAAGTTGTCGTTGGAGTATATACAAATTCTACATATTTTAGTGCATGGGGAAGTATAAAGGTTCTAGCCGATAAAAATTCTGTGAATAGTATATTGGGAACACCTTTAACTTATATCAAAAAAGGCAACGTACGTTATATAACTGACGATTCTGGTGAAGAGGAGATTTTTGAAGTCGATGAAGAGTACTTTGCCACTATATTCTATGATACACAAAATAGCAATAAGGTGTCAGCAGTATTACTTGTTGACAGGAAAGAAGAAATGGCTTTAAACGGGTACTATGGTATACCGAGCGAAAAGCTGAGGCAAAGCTATGAAAGGGAAATATTTGACCTAGCCAATTCAGTTAGGACAAGGCTTGGAAAGAAAATTTTCAAGTGGGATGATAAGGCTGCAAGTGTAGCAAGAATGCATAGTGAAGATATGGCGTTAAATAATTATTTTTCTCATACAAACCTTGAAGGTAAAAGCCCATTTGATAGGATGGATGATGCTGGACTCAACTATTATATTGCTTCAGAAAATATAGCAATGGGACAAATGAGCGGCATATATGCCCATGAATCATGGATGAATTCATCAGGGCACAGATCCAATATTTTAGGGGATTGTGAAAAGCTTGGTGTAGGTGTTTATATTGGGAGTGGAAATAATATATTTTACACACAGAACTTTTATTCCGGATATTAA
- a CDS encoding diguanylate cyclase, producing MREKRFRLGFFAVVADRFQSDLLSGVVNAAIKHDVDIIRFSQEWEYSFYKLENSFEIFTYIANKYDLDGILCLGWIVNPEKLRSVMVKNKEIPIIDLGSANKDFTCVFQNGEIYIKELTEHLVDYHKYKNIVYICPISDDTRVDVFIDEMKRRGLYNSDYIITREDINLNTWDIQDRVLKIEDIIFNQKNLKIDAIISLYSDEAILLHEMLMKRKIRVPEDIALVAWEESDTCRNHMPPITTVYFPFYEMGYIGCEVLVNLLNGNEVEHYNSLQSKIFYRRSCGCNYSAFKKITDDVVEVKNSLLLINDEIRHEIISLLSSELIILKGNELFEQFEKSIKLNNSDYFCIWFEGYIKDGCFSVEQLEMIQEDIMTLRRHTMPYLISDNKLNLISGNMWAKIQIIINSWIERTVKLQEKNQNAFVAEWVRDIGFELITSFNLEKVVKILDDNLGKLKITNCFMYRLKKMSEEEYCQTSLYQFVDGKPNLIVHNTEYDFCAEDFEKEEQIKYDIEKMFEGNRHTYLCHILHVRNELIGCAFYEYGVKDDRIYSSLTVQLSAALKSADVLEKLEMSNEELSKLDTLKNDFIANVTHDFRSPLMIILNNADIALKYDSVDEATKKRYSVIYESALMLRATTDRMLDLVKLDAQGLKINAKKTKITNFIENISDFYKSALLISNISIVKKINIKNEFIYTDLVVLEEVLNNIISNAIKFVDPLKGEIYIELEESENSVRIIIGDNGIGIPKDKLEVIFGRFEQIEAGMNSRYKGTGIGLAFSKQLIQYLKGKIWAESNGVGYGSRFIIELPKGEDVFYADGSDNCSNYELSTFDFKNLLQIELKNKSVDNEIEVHFKELNKDNEFDYKKAIILVVDDNKQIREIVCEYLNNNGYSNWITAGDGVQGIEAAYHYRPDLILCDYNMPNMRGDQLQDELLSNPDFSRTPFVFLTALADRKVILDRKRKGALDYLNKPVNEADLILSIDIHLRQYMELKSTLYLATTDELTGINNKRNLNRLFISQFSTRKLREISIIFFDLDFFKSVNDTYGHQAGDCVLREMGKILRDTLRPYDIFGRYGGEEFLIALPETSEENAIAVAKKLKKKIEECEIIYNDITIKITASFGIVSLIKNEQYVCKEICAANLKSIFEVDPKEVKNWDHVEEKKLQIPALLISMADMALYEAKSTRCNKCGYSSVKKSDFHNNTCVQCGSDELEYGRNTYVVFDDSLVKG from the coding sequence ATGCGGGAAAAAAGATTTAGGTTAGGCTTTTTTGCAGTTGTAGCTGATCGGTTTCAGTCTGATTTACTCTCAGGCGTAGTTAATGCAGCGATAAAGCATGATGTTGATATAATACGTTTTTCTCAGGAATGGGAGTATTCTTTTTATAAATTGGAAAATTCATTCGAAATATTTACATACATTGCTAATAAATACGACCTTGATGGCATTTTGTGTTTAGGCTGGATTGTAAACCCTGAAAAGTTAAGGTCAGTAATGGTGAAAAATAAAGAAATACCAATAATTGATCTTGGTTCAGCAAATAAAGATTTTACTTGTGTTTTTCAGAACGGAGAAATATATATTAAAGAACTGACTGAACATCTGGTGGATTATCATAAATATAAGAATATTGTTTATATTTGTCCTATTTCAGATGATACAAGGGTTGATGTTTTTATTGATGAAATGAAACGCCGTGGACTTTATAATAGCGATTATATAATAACTAGAGAAGATATTAACTTAAATACATGGGATATACAAGATAGGGTTTTGAAAATTGAAGATATCATTTTCAATCAAAAAAATCTAAAGATCGATGCTATTATATCACTGTATTCAGATGAAGCAATATTATTGCATGAAATGCTTATGAAGAGAAAAATCCGTGTTCCTGAGGATATTGCACTCGTTGCATGGGAAGAGAGTGATACTTGTAGAAATCATATGCCTCCGATAACAACAGTATATTTCCCGTTTTATGAAATGGGGTATATCGGTTGTGAGGTTTTAGTGAATTTATTAAACGGTAATGAGGTTGAACATTATAATTCACTTCAAAGTAAAATATTTTATAGAAGGTCTTGCGGATGTAATTATTCGGCTTTTAAAAAGATAACGGATGATGTTGTTGAAGTAAAAAACAGTTTACTATTAATTAACGATGAAATCCGGCATGAAATTATTAGTTTACTCAGTTCAGAATTAATAATTTTGAAAGGAAACGAACTCTTTGAACAGTTTGAAAAATCCATAAAACTGAATAATTCGGATTACTTTTGCATTTGGTTTGAAGGATATATTAAGGATGGATGTTTTTCAGTTGAACAATTAGAAATGATTCAGGAAGATATAATGACGTTGAGAAGGCACACTATGCCATATCTAATCAGCGATAATAAATTGAATCTTATATCTGGCAATATGTGGGCAAAGATTCAGATAATTATTAATAGTTGGATTGAAAGAACAGTGAAGCTGCAGGAAAAAAATCAAAATGCGTTTGTTGCCGAGTGGGTAAGAGATATTGGTTTTGAACTGATTACATCCTTTAATCTTGAGAAAGTTGTAAAAATATTGGATGACAATCTTGGAAAATTAAAAATAACAAATTGCTTTATGTACAGATTAAAAAAGATGAGTGAGGAAGAATATTGTCAAACATCTTTATACCAATTTGTTGATGGAAAACCAAATTTAATTGTTCATAATACTGAATATGATTTTTGTGCTGAGGATTTTGAAAAAGAAGAACAAATTAAGTATGATATAGAAAAAATGTTTGAAGGAAATAGACATACATATCTTTGTCATATATTGCATGTAAGGAATGAATTAATAGGATGCGCCTTTTATGAATACGGGGTTAAAGATGATAGGATTTATTCATCTTTAACAGTACAATTGTCTGCTGCACTAAAAAGTGCAGATGTGCTTGAAAAACTTGAAATGTCAAATGAAGAGTTGTCAAAATTAGATACTTTAAAAAATGATTTTATCGCCAATGTTACGCATGATTTCAGGTCACCGTTGATGATTATTTTAAATAATGCCGATATTGCATTAAAATATGACAGTGTTGATGAAGCTACTAAAAAAAGATATTCAGTTATATATGAATCTGCTCTCATGTTAAGGGCAACAACTGATAGAATGCTCGATCTTGTAAAATTAGATGCACAAGGATTGAAGATTAATGCAAAGAAAACAAAGATAACTAATTTTATAGAAAATATATCTGATTTTTATAAATCTGCATTATTAATTTCAAATATAAGTATCGTGAAAAAAATTAATATCAAAAATGAATTCATTTATACTGATTTAGTCGTATTAGAAGAAGTGTTGAATAATATTATTTCAAATGCAATTAAATTTGTAGATCCATTAAAGGGGGAAATTTACATAGAATTAGAGGAGAGTGAAAATTCTGTCAGAATTATTATTGGTGACAATGGTATTGGAATACCAAAAGACAAACTCGAAGTAATATTTGGCAGGTTTGAACAGATAGAAGCAGGGATGAACAGTAGATATAAAGGAACCGGTATAGGTCTTGCATTTTCAAAGCAGCTAATACAATATCTTAAGGGGAAAATTTGGGCAGAATCAAATGGAGTTGGTTATGGATCAAGGTTTATAATTGAATTGCCTAAAGGCGAAGATGTATTCTATGCTGATGGATCGGACAATTGCAGCAATTATGAACTAAGCACATTTGATTTTAAAAATTTACTTCAAATTGAACTAAAAAATAAGAGTGTAGATAATGAAATTGAAGTACATTTTAAAGAACTAAATAAGGATAATGAATTTGATTATAAAAAAGCAATTATTTTAGTAGTTGATGATAACAAACAAATTAGGGAAATTGTATGTGAATATTTAAATAATAATGGATATAGTAATTGGATAACAGCTGGAGATGGAGTACAGGGAATTGAGGCTGCCTATCATTATCGCCCGGACCTGATATTGTGTGATTATAATATGCCAAATATGAGAGGAGACCAGTTACAAGATGAACTGTTAAGTAACCCGGATTTTTCAAGAACCCCCTTTGTTTTTCTTACAGCTTTAGCAGATCGGAAAGTAATATTGGATAGAAAGAGAAAGGGTGCTCTGGACTATTTAAATAAACCAGTTAATGAAGCTGATCTGATTCTTTCAATTGATATACACTTGCGACAATATATGGAACTAAAATCGACATTATATTTGGCAACTACTGATGAATTAACAGGAATCAATAACAAGAGAAATTTGAATAGATTATTTATATCTCAATTTTCTACCAGGAAATTAAGAGAGATATCAATTATATTTTTTGATTTGGATTTCTTTAAATCAGTAAATGATACATATGGACATCAAGCTGGTGATTGTGTATTAAGAGAAATGGGAAAAATATTAAGAGATACACTCAGACCATATGATATTTTTGGACGTTATGGTGGTGAAGAGTTTTTGATAGCTTTACCCGAAACATCTGAAGAAAATGCAATTGCTGTAGCAAAAAAACTTAAGAAAAAGATTGAAGAGTGTGAAATCATATATAATGACATTACAATTAAAATTACTGCGAGCTTTGGTATTGTTTCCTTAATCAAAAATGAACAGTATGTTTGTAAAGAAATTTGTGCTGCTAATTTAAAGAGTATATTTGAGGTTGATCCTAAAGAAGTGAAGAATTGGGATCACGTAGAAGAAAAAAAATTGCAGATTCCTGCTCTTCTGATATCAATGGCAGATATGGCATTGTATGAAGCTAAAAGTACAAGATGTAATAAGTGCGGATATTCATCAGTAAAAAAATCTGATTTCCATAATAATACATGCGTGCAATGTGGAAGTGATGAGTTGGAATATGGAAGAAACACATATGTTGTATTTGATGACTCTTTAGTTAAAGGTTAA
- a CDS encoding YlbF family regulator: MDIISKAKELGNLIGSSEEMTSYKRWEENLARDHKARVILKEYQEVQSEMVMAVHGNSEKDILDGLKQKLLEKYDEVNECDIARNYIEAKEKLDILIKKVNDVLVYSITGEQSCSSHSCSSCGGGCSK, encoded by the coding sequence ATGGATATTATATCAAAGGCTAAGGAACTTGGAAACTTAATAGGTTCTTCAGAAGAAATGACAAGTTATAAAAGATGGGAAGAAAATTTGGCAAGAGACCACAAAGCAAGAGTAATACTAAAGGAGTACCAGGAAGTACAGAGTGAAATGGTAATGGCGGTTCATGGAAACTCCGAAAAAGATATACTCGATGGGCTAAAACAGAAACTTTTAGAAAAGTATGATGAAGTAAATGAGTGTGATATAGCAAGAAACTATATTGAAGCAAAAGAAAAACTTGATATACTTATTAAAAAGGTAAATGACGTTCTTGTATACTCCATAACAGGAGAACAGTCATGTTCTTCACATAGCTGCAGTTCATGCGGCGGAGGGTGCAGCAAGTAA